The window TTCCGGCTTTTCCTCTCACAATTGGACGGATATGGGGCTGACTTAAACTGACTATTCTGTCGTCAATTCTCTGGGCTTTATTCTCATACATCCATTGCTGTTGACGGTAAACTTCCGTCACCACCAGCAAGCTCTTATATTGAGAGATGCTCAAACCCTCAAGTGCTTCTCCTGTCTGAAGGAGCTGGTCAATGTGTGATAAATTTCTTTTTATATATTTCAGTTGTTTTTTTATAGCTTTTCTTCTCTCTTTTCTTGACGATCTCCGTTTTTTGGCGACTTTCAAGTAATCTTTCCGAGCGAGGTTTCTATAAGTTTTTGGCTTTTTCTTTAGTCTCCCTTTTAGGGGCTTATAGAGAGTATCTATTATCTTTTCCGTTTTGACTCTGGCTTGATTTAATAGACCCAAGTCATTGGGATAGCTGATATCTCCTGGCGCACAGGTAGCATCCAGAATTAATTTCCCTTGATTCGGGCTTTCTCTTGTTTCTTGCCTTTCTGAGAGTGAGCTTTTTTTTTAGATTCCTCCTCTGTTTCTTCCTGAATCTTCTTTACCATTCTTTGATTTATTTGATTTACTAAATCAACATTTATCCTTTCTCTAAATCTTACCAAAAGTGAGGCATCATAAGGGGCTTCGTTGCTGTAATGCTTTCTCCCTATAAAGTATTGTAAGTAAGGGTTTTCTTTTATTTGTTCTACTGTTTCCCGATCGCTTATTCCTAATCTTTCTTTGATTATTAATGAACCCAATGCCATCCGAAATGGCAGCGCAGGTGCCCCCATATCAATAGAAAAAATTTTGGCGTATTCCTCTTCAAATTCATCCCAGGGTATCAGATTTGCCATGATTACCCAACGGTTATCTTGTGATAACTTTCCCTCAAAGGGCAGCTCAAAGTTTTCCGGTGGGGTCGGGCTTGAGGAAGCTTTTCTGTACATTTTCCCTGCTCTTGGTACAAGGATTTTGTGGGATTCTACCAGATTTCCTGGGAGCTGAACAACTTTCAAGACCGCTCAAACTATTTATAGCTAAGGGTTTCCGGTTTTTACAGCAAACCCTAAGTAAAAAACTGGTCGCACTGAATGACGTGAAAACTTACGTTCTAGAGGACTTGTCAGGTATCCGCAATCAACGCAGAAACAAGAAGGTTAACAAGTGGATATCTTCTTGGAGCTTCTACCAACTTGAGCAATTTCTGACTTACAAGGCTGAAGCCAAAGGTAGGCAAGTTGGTTACGTGGATGCTCGATACACTTCCCAGAAGTGCAGCCGATGCAAACAGCGTCACAGCACGAATCGGCACAAGTCTCGATTCCACTGTAAAACCTGTGGATTCAAGGCTCACGCCGATATCAATGCCGCGACGAACATCAAAGATGATTACATTCTCTCTACTACTCA of the Allocoleopsis franciscana PCC 7113 genome contains:
- a CDS encoding IS5 family transposase (programmed frameshift), encoding MYRKASSSPTPPENFELPFEGKLSQDNRWVIMANLIPWDEFEEEYAKIFSIDMGAPALPFRMALGSLIIKERLGISDRETVEQIKENPYLQYFIGRKHYSNEAPYDASLLVRFRERINVDLVNQINQRMVKKIQEETEEESKKKSLSERQETRESPNQGKLILDATCAPGDISYPNDLGLLNQARVKTEKIIDTLYKPLKGRLKKKPKTYRNLARKDYLKVAKKRRSSRKERRKAIKKQLKYIKRNLSHIDQLLQTGEALEGLSISQYKSLLVVTEVYRQQQWMYENKAQRIDDRIVSLSQPHIRPIVRGKAGKPVEFGAKLAASVRDGYVFLDRISWDNFNEAGDLKAQIETFKQHTGVYPESVHVDRIYRNRENRAFCKERGIRISGPPLGRPPANVSSDKKKQALDDEKVRNAIEGKFGISKRRFSLNRVMAKLPHTSQTAIAITFLVMNLSTLLRQFFCLFLCNTQHHAFFLDNY
- a CDS encoding RNA-guided endonuclease TnpB family protein, with the protein product MKTYVLEDLSGIRNQRRNKKVNKWISSWSFYQLEQFLTYKAEAKGRQVGYVDARYTSQKCSRCKQRHSTNRHKSRFHCKTCGFKAHADINAATNIKDDYILSTTQA